In a genomic window of Sulfuriferula nivalis:
- a CDS encoding IS91 family transposase → MIRLAHIVATYAAKLLAQHGHHLLPSQQAALTAFQTCRSQMSPRMQLACDDCQTPSYLPHSCGHRHCPHCQAHESQRWIDQQLHKSIPANYFMLTFTVPAQLRTLAWQHQRVMYDLITRCAWETVNTFSQNDNKLRGSAGAVTVLHTHNRRLDYHPHVHLVMPAVAFNPKQRRMRHKHGNYLFNHKALAKVFRAKLLAGIRQAGLTLPNDYPTDWVVDCKAVGTGQHALIYLGRYLYRGVIQEKDILSDRHGQVTFRYRNSQTKQMETRTLSGVAFLRLILQHILPKGYRRARNFGYLHPNSKLLTQLQLTHLWRRNNPPPAQPRPAIRCQCCGGVMKIVRTRIKAIPLATSAPSIKREHRADDTGWETMR, encoded by the coding sequence ATGATCAGACTGGCGCACATCGTAGCAACCTACGCAGCTAAACTGCTTGCACAACACGGTCATCACCTATTGCCCAGCCAGCAAGCTGCCTTAACCGCCTTTCAAACCTGCCGTAGCCAGATGAGCCCGAGGATGCAACTTGCCTGTGATGATTGTCAAACACCCAGCTACCTGCCACATTCCTGCGGTCATCGGCATTGCCCGCATTGCCAGGCGCACGAATCACAGCGCTGGATAGACCAGCAATTACACAAATCCATCCCCGCCAACTACTTCATGCTCACCTTCACCGTGCCCGCCCAGTTGCGCACACTGGCCTGGCAACATCAGCGCGTCATGTATGACTTGATCACACGCTGCGCGTGGGAAACAGTCAACACCTTCAGCCAAAACGACAACAAGCTGCGCGGCAGCGCAGGGGCGGTGACTGTACTGCATACCCATAACCGCCGACTGGACTATCACCCCCATGTGCATCTCGTCATGCCCGCTGTCGCCTTTAACCCCAAACAGCGACGCATGCGTCATAAACACGGCAACTACCTGTTTAACCACAAAGCCCTGGCCAAAGTATTTCGTGCCAAATTACTGGCAGGCATCAGACAAGCAGGACTCACCCTGCCAAACGATTACCCGACCGATTGGGTGGTGGATTGCAAAGCCGTCGGCACTGGACAGCACGCTCTGATCTACCTTGGGCGCTATCTGTATCGGGGGGTGATACAGGAGAAAGACATCCTCTCCGACCGGCATGGTCAGGTCACCTTCCGTTACCGGAACAGCCAAACCAAACAAATGGAAACCCGTACCTTGAGTGGTGTAGCCTTCCTGCGACTGATACTGCAACACATTCTGCCCAAAGGCTACCGCCGCGCCCGCAACTTTGGCTACCTGCATCCCAATAGCAAACTACTCACCCAGCTACAGCTGACCCACCTATGGCGACGGAACAATCCGCCGCCAGCGCAACCCAGACCAGCGATACGTTGCCAATGTTGCGGTGGGGTGATGAAGATAGTGCGCACACGTATCAAAGCGATACCGCTAGCCACATCAGCCCCATCTATAAAACGGGAACACAGAGCAGATGACACAGGGTGGGAGACCATGCGCTAA
- a CDS encoding molybdopterin dinucleotide binding domain-containing protein, which yields MDLSESSLYEQDENIISSLLDYVRPGLSFEHLSSQGTVYASDSPRIQFPERQFATPSGKIEIDSAVFLQEGLGSIPKPTAFKHLDTDELRLLSPSHALLMNSSYGNDPRILRRLGAATILVNTTDADRLNLSSGDQVDVCHGESTLRLTVEVSEVPPVGVAVCYKSRWPGLDAGGANINLLNPALRADLGDGTAVNSLVVRLRPIHEQHSSGAPLTKPQRIWQTD from the coding sequence ATGGATTTGTCGGAATCGTCTCTTTATGAGCAGGACGAAAATATCATCAGCTCCCTGCTTGACTATGTCAGACCAGGACTGAGCTTCGAGCACTTGTCCAGCCAAGGAACTGTTTACGCCAGTGACAGCCCACGAATCCAATTTCCAGAGCGCCAATTTGCTACCCCAAGTGGCAAGATCGAGATCGATTCAGCTGTTTTTCTGCAAGAAGGATTAGGCTCAATCCCGAAGCCAACAGCGTTTAAACATCTGGACACGGATGAATTACGGCTATTAAGCCCATCTCACGCTCTGTTGATGAACAGCAGTTATGGCAATGACCCTCGAATCTTACGCAGGCTCGGTGCAGCGACGATACTTGTAAACACGACAGACGCAGACCGGCTAAACCTTTCCTCTGGTGACCAAGTCGATGTCTGTCATGGGGAATCAACGCTCCGTCTCACAGTGGAGGTCTCCGAGGTGCCGCCAGTCGGTGTTGCCGTGTGTTACAAGTCGAGGTGGCCGGGTCTGGATGCAGGCGGAGCCAACATTAACCTTCTTAATCCAGCGCTGAGAGCCGATTTAGGTGATGGAACTGCGGTCAACAGCCTAGTGGTGAGGCTACGGCCCATCCATGAACAGCATAGCAGCGGGGCGCCATTAACCAAACCTCAAAGGATCTGGCAAACAGACTGA
- a CDS encoding SemiSWEET transporter, translating to MINQNWIGLLAGTLTTMAFVPQVYRIWQRKHADDISASMFIIFITGVALWLYYGLMLQAWPIIIANAITLVLASVILFLKYYYQKTGQHDGE from the coding sequence ATGATTAATCAGAATTGGATAGGTTTGCTTGCCGGTACGCTAACAACAATGGCATTTGTGCCTCAGGTTTACCGTATTTGGCAGCGTAAACATGCGGATGATATTTCTGCCAGTATGTTTATCATATTCATCACTGGTGTAGCGCTTTGGCTTTATTACGGACTGATGTTGCAGGCATGGCCAATTATTATCGCTAACGCCATTACATTAGTCTTGGCATCAGTGATTTTATTCTTAAAATATTATTATCAGAAAACTGGACAGCATGATGGTGAATAA
- a CDS encoding HU family DNA-binding protein, with product MNKSELIDAIAKDADMTKANAGKALDALMAAITSTLKKGEDVSLVGFGTFKVSKRAARTGRNPKTGAALQIAACNSPGFSAGKGLKEAVN from the coding sequence ATGAACAAATCTGAATTGATAGACGCAATTGCTAAAGATGCTGACATGACCAAAGCAAATGCTGGTAAAGCATTAGATGCACTGATGGCTGCAATCACCAGCACACTGAAAAAGGGTGAAGATGTGAGCTTGGTAGGCTTTGGTACTTTCAAAGTGAGCAAACGCGCAGCGCGTACTGGCAGAAACCCTAAAACAGGTGCAGCGTTGCAAATCGCAGCATGTAACTCACCTGGTTTCAGCGCAGGTAAAGGTTTGAAAGAAGCAGTGAACTAA
- a CDS encoding 8-oxoguanine deaminase: MNRILIHDADVVVTMNASREELPRASVLVENNVIVKVDTATQMDAWIAQDPSNRQPHRTITATGCVVTPGLVNCHHHLYQTLTRTIGTGQGKVLFDWLKMLYPVWAEMDAEAIHVSTQIGLAELLLSGATTVADHLYLFPNGTRLDDEIAAAQEMGVRFHPTRGSMSLGESKGGLPPDRVVEDEAAILKDSQRVIETFHDAGAYSMLRIGLAPCSPFSVTGDLMRESARLARTYQRVGLHTHLAETLDEDRFCLEKFGKRPLDYAESVEWMGEDVWFAHMVHPSESDIDRLAHHCSGVCHCATSNMILASGIAPVRRMVDRGVRVGLGVDGSASNDGNHMLGEARQAMLLQRVGWPGFESRADRFSAREALELATLGGARVLQRDDIGSLEVGKAADLVAFRVDDLGHAGAMGDPVAALMTCAPAQAWLSIINGRVVVDNGSLVGIDIGGLVKRHNRASMGMLERAGLI, from the coding sequence ATGAACCGTATTTTGATTCACGATGCTGATGTCGTTGTTACCATGAATGCCAGCCGTGAAGAACTGCCTCGTGCCAGCGTGTTGGTAGAAAATAATGTAATAGTCAAAGTTGATACTGCTACCCAGATGGATGCATGGATAGCGCAAGACCCCTCTAACCGTCAACCGCATCGCACGATCACCGCCACTGGTTGTGTCGTAACACCAGGTTTGGTGAACTGCCACCATCATCTGTATCAGACGCTTACGCGTACGATAGGGACGGGGCAGGGCAAGGTGCTATTTGACTGGCTCAAAATGTTGTACCCGGTGTGGGCAGAAATGGATGCTGAGGCGATACATGTCAGCACTCAGATTGGACTGGCTGAATTGCTATTGTCGGGAGCGACGACTGTTGCTGATCATTTATATCTCTTTCCCAACGGTACGCGACTGGATGATGAAATTGCAGCAGCGCAGGAGATGGGTGTGCGTTTTCATCCCACGCGCGGCAGTATGAGTCTGGGTGAGAGTAAAGGTGGTTTGCCTCCAGACAGGGTGGTGGAGGACGAAGCTGCCATCCTTAAAGACAGTCAGCGCGTGATTGAGACCTTTCATGATGCTGGCGCATATTCCATGCTGCGTATCGGTCTGGCACCCTGTTCACCATTCAGTGTGACCGGAGATTTAATGCGTGAAAGCGCGCGTCTGGCACGAACCTATCAACGAGTTGGTTTACATACACATCTCGCCGAAACGCTGGACGAAGATCGTTTTTGTCTGGAAAAATTTGGTAAACGTCCACTGGATTACGCTGAATCGGTGGAATGGATGGGTGAGGATGTCTGGTTTGCGCATATGGTGCATCCCAGCGAGTCAGATATCGACCGCCTAGCCCATCATTGCAGTGGTGTGTGCCACTGCGCAACCAGCAACATGATACTGGCTTCCGGTATTGCTCCAGTACGACGCATGGTTGATCGCGGCGTGCGTGTCGGGCTGGGTGTCGATGGTTCAGCCAGCAACGATGGTAATCACATGCTGGGTGAAGCACGCCAGGCCATGCTGTTGCAGCGTGTTGGCTGGCCAGGGTTTGAGTCTCGTGCTGACCGGTTTTCTGCTCGTGAGGCGCTGGAATTGGCAACACTAGGTGGTGCAAGGGTATTACAGCGCGATGATATCGGTAGTCTGGAAGTCGGCAAAGCGGCTGATCTGGTGGCTTTTCGAGTGGATGACTTAGGTCATGCCGGTGCTATGGGGGATCCTGTTGCGGCATTGATGACGTGCGCACCTGCTCAAGCCTGGCTGTCGATCATTAATGGCAGGGTGGTGGTGGACAATGGCAGCTTGGTGGGCATTGATATTGGCGGGCTAGTTAAGCGTCATAACAGAGCAAGTATGGGCATGCTGGAACGGGCGGGTTTGATTTAA
- a CDS encoding aromatic ring-hydroxylating oxygenase subunit alpha — translation MHDVVLWNDWHPLAASEQVVAGSVLAASLMGQEVALWRSADGSVHAWEDRCPHRGTRFSIGKVVADQLVCAYHGWRFDADGHCSTVPAQPDWTPSKSACARAYQVIERYGLVWVCLGTPALPLLPFPEYDDPHLRKVLCGPYVVATSAPRIVENFLDMGHFSFVHEGILGEAEHTAVRDYKVETYVDDGGETGVLATQCRFWQPQTNSLAHGGSEVEYTYRVVRPLTAILTKLLQAQQSFREAISLHVQPLAEEISQVWIVLAMTNFEQSDVELRAFQDRIFLQDKPILENQRPLRLPLAADSEVSIASDKLSVFYRRYLLQKNLHYGVITMESPL, via the coding sequence ATGCATGATGTCGTGTTGTGGAATGACTGGCATCCGCTGGCAGCTTCTGAACAGGTTGTCGCAGGGAGCGTGCTGGCTGCCAGTCTGATGGGGCAGGAAGTGGCGTTATGGCGCAGTGCTGATGGCAGTGTTCATGCCTGGGAAGATCGCTGCCCGCATCGTGGTACACGTTTCTCTATCGGTAAAGTCGTAGCAGATCAGCTGGTCTGTGCATATCATGGTTGGCGTTTTGATGCTGATGGGCATTGTTCCACCGTGCCTGCGCAACCTGACTGGACGCCGTCTAAATCAGCCTGTGCACGGGCTTATCAAGTGATAGAGCGTTACGGGCTGGTTTGGGTTTGTCTGGGTACACCAGCACTGCCGCTGTTGCCATTTCCTGAATACGACGATCCGCATCTGCGTAAGGTGTTATGTGGACCTTATGTAGTTGCAACCAGTGCGCCACGCATTGTTGAGAATTTTCTGGATATGGGGCATTTTTCATTCGTGCATGAGGGTATTCTGGGTGAAGCCGAGCATACTGCGGTGCGCGATTACAAAGTCGAGACCTATGTTGATGACGGTGGCGAGACTGGTGTGCTGGCAACGCAGTGTCGATTTTGGCAACCGCAAACCAATAGTCTGGCGCATGGTGGCAGTGAAGTCGAATACACTTACCGAGTCGTGCGACCACTCACCGCTATTCTGACCAAATTGCTACAAGCACAACAGAGTTTCCGCGAAGCCATTAGTTTGCATGTGCAGCCGCTGGCTGAGGAGATAAGTCAGGTGTGGATCGTGCTGGCGATGACCAATTTTGAACAAAGCGATGTTGAACTACGCGCATTTCAGGATCGAATATTTCTGCAAGACAAACCCATATTGGAAAATCAGCGGCCACTGCGTCTGCCACTTGCAGCAGATAGTGAGGTGTCGATCGCCAGTGATAAGCTGTCGGTATTTTATCGACGTTATCTGCTGCAAAAAAATCTGCACTATGGCGTAATTACTATGGAATCTCCACTATGA
- the guaD gene encoding guanine deaminase, which translates to MSIVTPKYRAFRGSILHFLADPGESENEQAYAYFADGLMLVKDGLVDAVGDYVALASDLPANTVITDYSGKLIMPGFIDTHIHFPQTDIIAAPGTQLLDWLERYTFPAESRFDNEAHATEVAEFFLDELLRNGTTTALVFGSVHRASIDAFFTVAEQRKLRMVAGKVLMDRHSPEYLRDTPDTGFADSAALIERWHGLGRLGYAITPRFAITSSDQQLARAGELALAYPQVHIHSHLAENHDEVAWVARLFPWSRSYLDVYDHFGLLREGAVYAHCIHLDEEDRKRMVDSGATAAFCPTSNLFLGSGLFDLAGARDASMRVGIATDVGGGTSFSLLQTLGASYNVAQLRGYTLSPLLAFYMITLGNARSLGLDQHIGNFAVGKEADFVVLDPDATPLLARRMQSATSLAERLFLWMIMGDDRAISATYVLGNLAHSSTETIQHA; encoded by the coding sequence ATGAGTATAGTTACACCGAAGTATCGTGCTTTTCGTGGTTCCATACTGCATTTTCTGGCTGACCCTGGCGAGAGTGAAAATGAACAGGCTTATGCCTATTTTGCCGATGGATTAATGCTGGTTAAAGATGGACTGGTTGACGCTGTCGGTGATTATGTTGCACTTGCATCTGATTTACCTGCCAATACAGTTATCACCGATTATTCGGGCAAACTGATTATGCCTGGATTCATAGATACGCATATTCATTTTCCACAAACTGACATTATCGCTGCACCAGGAACACAGTTGCTGGACTGGCTGGAGCGTTATACTTTCCCTGCCGAAAGCCGTTTTGATAATGAAGCCCACGCTACTGAAGTTGCTGAGTTTTTTCTTGATGAATTATTACGCAATGGCACAACGACCGCGCTGGTATTCGGTAGTGTACATAGAGCGTCTATAGATGCTTTCTTTACCGTAGCAGAACAACGCAAGCTGCGCATGGTGGCGGGTAAGGTGTTGATGGACAGGCATAGTCCTGAATATTTGCGCGACACACCTGATACGGGTTTTGCCGACAGCGCTGCATTAATAGAGCGCTGGCATGGATTGGGGCGACTGGGTTATGCGATTACCCCGCGTTTCGCTATTACTTCCAGCGATCAGCAACTGGCGCGAGCAGGTGAATTGGCTCTGGCTTACCCTCAGGTACATATACACAGCCATCTGGCAGAAAACCATGATGAAGTGGCGTGGGTGGCGCGTTTGTTCCCTTGGAGCCGAAGTTACCTGGACGTGTATGACCATTTCGGTTTGCTGCGTGAAGGTGCGGTGTATGCGCATTGTATCCATCTGGATGAGGAAGACCGTAAGCGCATGGTGGATAGCGGGGCGACGGCTGCATTTTGCCCGACTTCCAATCTGTTTTTAGGCAGCGGACTGTTCGATCTGGCGGGTGCGCGTGACGCGAGTATGCGTGTGGGCATCGCGACAGATGTGGGTGGTGGCACCAGTTTCAGCCTGCTGCAAACCTTGGGGGCGTCATATAACGTGGCGCAGTTACGCGGTTATACCTTATCCCCGTTACTGGCGTTTTACATGATTACACTGGGTAATGCGAGATCTCTCGGACTGGATCAGCATATAGGAAATTTTGCCGTGGGTAAGGAAGCCGATTTTGTCGTGCTCGACCCTGATGCGACACCTTTACTGGCAAGGCGCATGCAGTCAGCAACGAGTCTCGCTGAGCGCCTGTTTCTATGGATGATAATGGGTGATGACAGAGCTATTTCTGCAACTTATGTATTAGGTAATCTGGCACATTCATCTACTGAGACCATACAGCATGCATGA
- a CDS encoding urate hydroxylase PuuD: MDAYWLEWLNFLGRWVHLITGIAWIGASFYFVWLDNHLRVPIDPADSYKGISGEVWSVHGGGFYHAQKYRVAPEQLPEPLHWFKWEAYSTWLSGFFMLSLVYYVGADTYLIDPAVAVLTPEQAIAIGIGTLIAGWLIYDGLCRSPLGRDDRLLGLAVLALSVFAAWGLTHVFSGRGAFIHYGAMLGTLMVGNVFFVIMPGQRELIKAKLAGRKPDATPGLKAKQRSVHNTYFTLPVIFTMMSNHYAMLFNHAYNWVLLVAISLAGAAIRVYFVSRHKGQPSKLPLLLGIGLLVGVAIAISPAAVTPPETVEAPAAQFAKVVHIVQTRCVACHAEHPTQAGFVAAPKGIMLDTPTRVAMQETLVYQQVSSRAMPLGNLTAMTEQERQLIVAWHDAGALTQ; this comes from the coding sequence ATGGATGCATACTGGTTGGAATGGCTGAATTTCCTTGGGCGCTGGGTACACTTGATTACAGGTATCGCGTGGATAGGAGCATCGTTTTATTTTGTCTGGCTGGACAACCATCTACGCGTGCCTATTGACCCCGCTGATAGTTACAAGGGGATAAGCGGCGAGGTGTGGTCGGTGCATGGCGGCGGGTTTTATCATGCACAGAAATATCGCGTAGCGCCTGAGCAATTGCCTGAACCGTTACATTGGTTCAAATGGGAAGCTTATTCAACCTGGCTCTCAGGCTTTTTTATGCTGAGCCTGGTTTATTATGTAGGTGCAGACACTTATTTGATTGATCCTGCTGTTGCTGTACTGACACCTGAGCAAGCGATTGCGATAGGTATAGGCACGTTGATTGCTGGCTGGCTGATTTATGATGGTTTATGCCGCTCTCCTTTAGGTCGAGATGATCGTTTGCTTGGGTTGGCGGTATTGGCGCTGTCGGTTTTTGCGGCCTGGGGATTGACCCACGTATTCAGCGGTCGCGGAGCATTTATCCACTATGGTGCCATGCTGGGTACGCTGATGGTTGGGAATGTGTTTTTTGTGATTATGCCTGGTCAGCGTGAGCTGATTAAGGCCAAACTGGCCGGACGTAAGCCTGATGCAACGCCAGGTTTGAAAGCCAAACAACGCTCAGTACATAATACCTATTTCACCTTGCCAGTGATTTTTACGATGATGAGCAACCATTATGCGATGCTGTTTAATCATGCATATAACTGGGTATTATTGGTGGCAATATCTCTGGCAGGAGCAGCAATACGGGTATATTTTGTTTCGCGTCATAAAGGACAGCCATCAAAATTGCCATTGTTGCTGGGGATAGGTTTGCTGGTGGGTGTTGCGATAGCAATTTCTCCCGCAGCGGTTACACCACCGGAAACTGTTGAAGCACCGGCAGCGCAATTTGCCAAGGTCGTACATATCGTCCAGACCCGCTGTGTTGCCTGTCATGCCGAACATCCGACACAGGCTGGTTTTGTCGCGGCGCCTAAGGGTATTATGCTGGATACGCCGACACGAGTAGCAATGCAGGAGACATTGGTATATCAGCAGGTATCGAGCCGAGCTATGCCGCTAGGAAATTTGACCGCAATGACCGAACAGGAACGACAACTCATCGTTGCCTGGCATGATGCAGGGGCGCTCACTCAATGA
- a CDS encoding ABC transporter permease, producing the protein MITDQLIPIFSSTVAAATPLAYAAYGELVTERAGVLNLGVEGMMLVGAIAGFAVTSHTGSLALGFSAAIIAGIALSLIFAVLTLTLQTNQVATGLALTLFGVGLSAFIGKAYVGMSLDGLHRLNIPVLTDIPFVGSLLFHFDILVYGSILLLFALQWFFNRSHWGLVVRAVGESPASAHAIGYPVIRIRYLSILFGGAMSGLAGAYLSLAITPMWVEGMTAGRGWIALALVVFATWKPMRILLGAYLFGGVTILQFYGQGMGVHVPSEILSMLPYIVTIVVLVLISRNPKTILLNQPMSLGQSFYPHT; encoded by the coding sequence ATGATCACAGATCAACTGATACCCATTTTTTCCAGCACTGTCGCTGCTGCTACACCCTTGGCATATGCTGCCTATGGCGAGCTGGTAACGGAACGTGCTGGTGTGCTCAATCTCGGTGTGGAAGGCATGATGTTAGTTGGCGCCATCGCAGGTTTTGCCGTGACGTCGCATACAGGTAGTCTGGCATTAGGATTCTCGGCTGCCATTATTGCTGGTATTGCGTTGTCGCTAATATTCGCAGTGCTTACGCTCACTTTGCAAACCAATCAGGTTGCGACAGGATTGGCTTTAACGCTGTTTGGGGTCGGATTGAGTGCCTTTATTGGTAAAGCGTATGTGGGTATGTCACTGGATGGTTTACATCGTTTGAATATTCCTGTGTTAACTGATATTCCGTTTGTTGGGTCGTTGTTGTTTCATTTTGACATTCTGGTTTATGGCTCGATATTGTTGCTGTTTGCATTGCAGTGGTTTTTTAACCGCTCTCATTGGGGGTTGGTAGTGCGAGCAGTGGGTGAATCACCTGCTTCAGCGCATGCGATTGGCTATCCAGTGATACGTATTCGTTATCTGTCTATCCTTTTTGGCGGGGCCATGAGCGGACTGGCTGGCGCTTATTTGTCACTGGCGATCACGCCGATGTGGGTTGAGGGCATGACCGCTGGACGCGGCTGGATCGCGTTGGCATTAGTGGTATTTGCGACATGGAAACCTATGCGCATACTGCTTGGTGCCTATTTATTCGGTGGAGTAACTATCTTGCAATTCTACGGGCAAGGTATGGGTGTACATGTGCCGTCGGAGATACTGTCTATGTTGCCTTATATCGTGACTATTGTGGTGCTGGTGCTGATTAGCCGCAACCCTAAGACTATATTGCTGAATCAGCCTATGTCGCTGGGACAGAGTTTTTATCCTCATACCTGA
- a CDS encoding ABC transporter permease, producing MPSLERRAQPSTMMMFASPVIAAVCMLITGYLLFTLLGKEPLHAFWVFFIKPLTSAYGIGEWLLKATPLILCGLGLAIGFRASVFNIGAEGQLTMGAIAAGGVALHFQGLETAPWLIPLMMLAGILGGMAWAVIPAFLRTRFNTNEILVSLMLVYVAQLFLGFLVQGPWRDPDGLNFPQTVMFTSAETLPLLMEGLRTNLLFVIAIGLVALSWFFSHKMFAGFRMQVSGLAPAAARYAGFSEKRNVWLALLVSGGVAGLAGMGEVAGPIGQLQPIISPGYGFAAIIVAYVGRLHPLGVLLASLLMSLLYLGGETAQIDLGLPSAVTGLFQGLLLFYLLAADIFITFRFKAANHPVVPVQPVTTALPEEQS from the coding sequence ATGCCTAGCCTGGAACGTCGTGCCCAGCCATCAACGATGATGATGTTTGCGTCACCGGTAATCGCTGCCGTGTGCATGCTGATTACTGGATATTTGCTGTTTACGCTGCTAGGCAAAGAACCATTACATGCCTTTTGGGTATTCTTTATCAAGCCACTGACCAGTGCGTATGGCATAGGTGAATGGCTGTTAAAGGCCACGCCGTTAATATTGTGTGGATTGGGCTTGGCTATCGGTTTCCGTGCCAGCGTATTCAATATTGGTGCTGAAGGTCAGCTGACCATGGGCGCTATCGCTGCTGGTGGGGTTGCGCTCCACTTTCAAGGACTGGAAACGGCACCCTGGCTGATCCCGTTAATGATGCTGGCTGGCATACTCGGCGGTATGGCATGGGCGGTGATACCAGCATTTTTGCGTACTCGCTTTAATACCAATGAGATATTGGTGAGTCTGATGCTGGTTTATGTGGCTCAGCTGTTCCTTGGGTTCCTGGTACAAGGCCCCTGGCGTGATCCAGATGGTTTGAATTTTCCGCAGACTGTCATGTTTACCAGTGCAGAAACTTTGCCTTTATTGATGGAGGGGCTACGCACTAATTTGTTGTTTGTGATCGCTATCGGATTAGTCGCGCTGTCCTGGTTTTTTTCACACAAAATGTTTGCTGGCTTTCGCATGCAGGTCAGCGGACTGGCGCCTGCAGCGGCACGTTATGCGGGATTCAGTGAAAAACGCAATGTCTGGCTGGCGCTACTTGTCAGTGGAGGTGTGGCTGGATTAGCTGGTATGGGTGAGGTAGCTGGGCCTATTGGGCAGTTGCAGCCTATCATTTCACCGGGATATGGATTTGCTGCCATTATCGTTGCCTATGTTGGGCGGCTGCATCCACTGGGAGTTTTGCTGGCCAGCTTGTTGATGTCGTTACTGTATCTCGGTGGTGAAACCGCACAAATTGATTTGGGTTTGCCTTCGGCAGTGACCGGTTTATTTCAGGGGTTATTGCTGTTCTATTTGTTAGCCGCTGACATCTTTATAACTTTCCGCTTCAAGGCAGCAAACCACCCCGTTGTTCCTGTGCAACCAGTGACAACTGCATTACCTGAGGAGCAATCATGA